From a region of the Paenibacillus sp. FSL R10-2734 genome:
- a CDS encoding PDZ domain-containing protein, whose translation MDIPALLVLAALLHMAEALLARWQGAKLATPLFLKGKRGMVVGGYQLQAFWPLPLFLLIPSGAGTMDLPWQSLLGGGLGIVSLPVIIGFSEMTQGMLPGRKAARTSGRLLIYSIVLLGLSLLASWWSPLTLLAALAAMVLHEGLSWYSALEERSISPIFVHPPRGRKVLAVLPGSPGQELGILPGEILLKVNGVLLTDAAQLHEALRMNPAFCKLEVQNREGESKYLQSPIYDGDHHQLGIILVPETDGAITAEAKPSSIFSILAMKTGTRSRNLPDGRAKRKHAAESKKESAEG comes from the coding sequence ATGGATATTCCTGCCTTGCTAGTGCTAGCTGCACTGCTGCATATGGCGGAGGCGTTGCTGGCCCGGTGGCAAGGGGCGAAGCTTGCGACGCCGCTCTTCTTGAAGGGCAAGCGCGGCATGGTTGTCGGCGGCTACCAGCTGCAGGCCTTCTGGCCGCTGCCGCTGTTCCTGCTGATCCCTTCGGGCGCAGGAACAATGGATCTGCCATGGCAGTCGCTATTGGGCGGCGGCCTTGGCATTGTCTCTTTGCCCGTCATCATCGGCTTCAGCGAGATGACGCAGGGCATGCTGCCCGGGCGCAAGGCGGCCCGCACTTCAGGACGGCTGCTGATTTACAGCATCGTCCTGCTGGGCTTAAGCCTGCTTGCATCCTGGTGGAGCCCGCTGACCCTGCTCGCGGCGCTCGCAGCGATGGTGCTGCACGAAGGGTTAAGCTGGTACAGCGCTCTGGAAGAGCGCAGCATCAGCCCCATCTTCGTGCATCCACCGCGCGGCCGCAAGGTGCTGGCCGTGCTGCCGGGCAGTCCCGGGCAGGAGCTGGGCATCCTGCCCGGCGAGATCTTACTGAAGGTCAACGGGGTCCTGTTGACCGATGCCGCGCAGCTACATGAGGCGCTGCGCATGAATCCAGCGTTCTGCAAGCTGGAGGTGCAGAACCGTGAAGGGGAGAGCAAGTACCTTCAGAGCCCGATCTACGACGGGGACCATCATCAGCTCGGCATCATTCTGGTGCCTGAGACAGATGGAGCGATTACTGCGGAGGCGAAGCCTTCCAGCATCTTCAGCATCCTCGCGATGAAGACAGGTACTCGCAGCCGGAATCTTCCGGACGGCAGAGCCAAACGAAAACACGCTGCTGAATCCAAGAAAGAATCAGCGGAAGGATAA
- a CDS encoding S41 family peptidase — protein sequence MLKKSTAAFMIVAALLCGSLVTLGVTGYSHVFGQAAGQGLASALQIAGLQQKESQKLGTALSLIESNYYETVDREKLIDGAVNGMMEALGDPYSNYMGKETAEKFEESIEGSFSGIGAEVSSENGKVVVVSPIKGSPAEKAGIQAKDIILSVNGESLEGTELNAAVAKIRGPKGSKATLKIQRSGSVEPLEFVLTRDDVKLETVYATMEKDGVGVIEVTQFSLNTAERFKEELGKLEKQGMKGLVIDVRNDPGGVLPIVIEMAEEFVPAGKNIVQIEYKDKKREVSTSKGSSKAYPVVVLMNKGSASASEILAGALQQSAGAKLIGDNSFGKGTVQTSFDKQLGDGSLLKVTIAKWLTPDGTWIHGKGIKPDIAVAQPDYFSVAPINKSVTLQYNMNNADVKSAQTMLDGLGYKPGRKDGYFDAGTKNAVKKFQSEAKLQVTGMIDAKTAEALEVALIKVIQDPANDNQRNKGIAEIQKEIKAAASKK from the coding sequence GATTGTCGCCGCCTTGCTATGTGGTAGCCTGGTGACCTTGGGTGTGACGGGTTATAGTCATGTTTTTGGACAAGCTGCAGGCCAAGGATTGGCCTCGGCTTTGCAGATTGCTGGCTTACAGCAGAAGGAATCCCAGAAGCTTGGAACTGCTCTTAGTCTGATTGAGAGTAATTACTACGAGACGGTGGATCGGGAGAAGCTGATAGACGGTGCTGTCAACGGTATGATGGAAGCGCTGGGCGATCCTTATTCCAATTATATGGGTAAGGAAACCGCTGAGAAATTTGAAGAAAGTATCGAGGGTTCCTTCTCAGGCATCGGTGCGGAAGTCTCTTCGGAGAATGGCAAGGTAGTCGTGGTTTCCCCGATCAAGGGCTCGCCTGCTGAAAAAGCAGGAATTCAGGCCAAAGATATCATTCTGTCCGTTAACGGAGAATCGCTGGAAGGTACGGAGCTGAATGCGGCTGTTGCCAAGATACGCGGTCCTAAAGGCAGTAAGGCCACTTTGAAAATACAACGTTCCGGCTCTGTAGAGCCTCTGGAGTTTGTTCTTACTCGGGATGACGTGAAGCTCGAGACGGTCTACGCCACCATGGAAAAAGACGGGGTTGGGGTAATCGAGGTCACTCAGTTCTCCTTAAATACCGCAGAACGATTTAAGGAAGAGCTTGGGAAGCTAGAGAAGCAAGGCATGAAGGGACTTGTCATTGACGTCCGTAATGATCCAGGGGGTGTGCTCCCGATTGTTATTGAGATGGCTGAAGAGTTCGTTCCAGCTGGCAAAAACATAGTACAAATAGAGTACAAAGATAAAAAACGCGAGGTTAGCACCTCCAAAGGATCAAGTAAAGCTTATCCAGTAGTAGTGCTGATGAATAAAGGTAGCGCAAGTGCCTCGGAAATATTGGCGGGTGCCTTGCAGCAATCAGCGGGTGCTAAGCTTATTGGAGATAATTCATTTGGTAAAGGCACGGTGCAGACGAGCTTTGACAAACAGCTCGGAGACGGCAGCTTGCTGAAGGTTACCATCGCTAAATGGCTAACGCCGGACGGCACATGGATCCACGGCAAGGGAATTAAACCGGATATCGCGGTAGCGCAGCCGGATTACTTCTCAGTGGCTCCGATTAACAAGAGCGTGACGCTGCAATATAACATGAACAACGCTGATGTGAAGAGTGCACAGACGATGCTGGACGGTCTAGGCTACAAGCCTGGTCGAAAAGATGGCTATTTCGATGCTGGCACTAAGAACGCAGTGAAGAAATTCCAGAGTGAAGCGAAGCTTCAGGTTACAGGTATGATCGATGCCAAGACCGCGGAGGCGCTTGAGGTGGCACTGATCAAGGTGATCCAGGATCCTGCTAACGATAACCAACGGAATAAAGGGATTGCTGAAATTCAGAAGGAAATTAAGGCGGCAGCGTCGAAAAAGTAA